ttttttatttaacaagcACCCAGTGAATGCCGAAAACTACATAATTATGACGCTAGTCGAATTTTACATCGATTTCCTGACTAGCAAATCCGTTCGAAAAACTATcccaaaatatgtacatcgaatgatcattatttttacagtcttttttattattaacttcATTTGGTTACTTACATTAAATTCCTGACTGTCCGAAATTTGTGAGTTGATTTTGAAACACTTGcacttttccgatcgctttatatataatgttttgcaaaatatttctcgaaacgaagaaaagtggacttttgccactttcaaatatagcggctccaATATAGTTTTCATTTAACTGGCTAAATTTGATTGCttcaagatatatgtatatatagacaaGATACAagatcagagaaatgttataataacatTTCTCTATACAAAAAACATATATGGTTGAAATTCGTTTAAAACAAACGGATAAAATTCCACAtttatgttgaaattttgaaGTAAAATGTAGCTACATTAGAAATGTTATTATCGTGGCAAAGATGCACTGAATGTTTCCAATTGTATTGCGTAAATGCGAATTGGATGGTCAATTAAAACTCTTGCGAAAACTTTTACATGTAGACCTTTAAGTAAAGTAAATTATTCGACCTCGAACGTGGCTATCTTTCAATGTCAATATTTTCACTGAATACAAATGAAACAGGTTTTTCTATAGAGCATATCCACCATTTTGTTTCGAAATCATTCGATCGTATTCTTTACCAGTTGTTTTTGgccaataaaaattcataaacgATTATCACGTAACAGCAAACGACCTTTAGAAAATATATTCGTACATTATATACCTATGTTTCCTTAAAGTTTTCCTCGAATAAATAAGCATTTattgtcataaaaaaaatttcattctagTACAATATTTATGGCACTAAGCGCACCTTTAGgaatttaaaagtatttaataaCAATCTTTATTAACTTCAagataatatttacttattttaggtttaagtatgaaaaataataatgaataggCTTACTTGTTACCAATTAATATTCCTCAACTACAAATTCCCTTTTTACCAGGACTATGATGTTTTTCGCATGTTACTTTTAGGCATTCTTTCACTAAACAtcatacagacacacatacgtacatatgtacatacatacatgtgtcagAACggatattttgtataatatataatatggtaAACTATACAAAGACTTTCTATTTCACAATATAACTTTAACAGATTGTCAATATTTAATTCACAACGTCTTGTAAATTTTTTACGTCATAATAAGAAATCGTTTTGAAATATGTGTTTAATTATATTACAGTATATGCACAAACCACTCAAAATCAGAGGAAAGAAAAAGTTGAAGAGAAAAAATCGGATGAATTTTTATGCCCCGAAGGCGTAGGTAATGGTAATTTTGCAGATCCTGCAACTTGCAGAAGATTTTATCAGGTTAATATTGCTACAGAAAATATTTCttacttttaaaaaaacatatatatattttcagtgaaTTAGATTTGATCTGTTCGTTAACAATTTCAATGTTTATAGTGTGTTGATGGATATCCATACATGAATCGTTGTCCTTCGGGATTACATTTTGATGACATAAGTAAATTCTGCACTTTCAAAAATGAAGCGAGATGTGGACCAATTGCTtcaagtaagtacatatgtacataatattatattatgatagtACAATATTACTtgcacataatattataatacgattataatacatttatatacatacatatgtgataataTGAAAAATCAGCAATAATTTCTCATAGTTTTCACTAAATTATACAGTTTACATTTAGctaattttgttataaaataagtCCATATATTATACACTAACTGAAATTCTTCatagaaatattaatattcattgCTTTGTTTCACTTGAAGCACCAGCACCTATTACGGAACCATCAACTGATCAAGCTACCAAATGTGATTTGGAAAACTGTGTATTGCCATATTGCTACTGTTCTAAAGATGGTACAATCATACCAGGTGGATTGGAACCAGAAAATGTATGTTAAATCTATatgatatgtttatatgtaataaaattatccAAAAACAATCTAAGAATGATAAAAAAACTTGTACCCTGGTTGATTATAGACACCACAGATGATTTTACTTACCTTTGATGGtgcaataaatttgaataactaCGACTTATATAAGAAAGTCTTCAATGAGAGGACCAAAAATCCAAATGGTTGTACAATTAAAGGCACCTTTTTTATTGCCCATGAATACAGGTAACAATAAAGAAGTATAAATCAAACATTTTCCAAATATATGcttaattataaatatctttCAATTACAGCAATTATGCACAGATTCAATCACTCGCACATGATGGTCATGAAGTAAGTAAATACGAGCACAACATTTGCATACAATATTATACggatatattaaatttgatgcTTACAATTAAATGTTCCTTACAGATTGGAACAGAAACTGTTTCACTGCAACAAGGCTTACAAGACAAAGGATATGAAGAATGGGCTGGAGAAATGATTGGTATGAGAGAAATTCTTGGTTTGTTTGCCAATATTTCGAGAAGTGATATTGTCGGTATGAGAGCACCATTTTTGAAACCCGGAAGGAATACTCAATACAAAGTAAgcattcatttattaaaaaatgaaaatttgaattgatttttttaacttaACACATATATTCTACAGGTATTAGAAGATTTtggatacatatatgatagttCAATTGGAGTACCACCACTGCCCTTACCAGTGTGGCCTTATACACTTGATTATAAAATACCCCATGAATGCAAATCGGGTACTTGCCCTAGCAAATCATTCCAAGGTAAATTTTaacgtatgtaaaaaatgtacaataaCCTAcgacttttattaaaattaaatattttgtaggAATTTGGGAGGTACCATTAAATGCACATTATATTGAGAGTTATGAAGGTGGACACTGCCCGTATTTGGATCAATGTGTCCTACACAATCATGACCCCGATGAAGTAAGTTCGTTCCCAAACACATCTATATAAATAAACTGCAGCAATTATATTCCATTTGTCTACCAAATAGGTTTTCGAGTGGTTGCAAGAAGATTTTAGCCGTTATTATGATCAAAATAGAGCTCCATATATGATGCCATTCCACACAAATTGGTtccaaatcaaagaactcgaaaGAGGATTACACAAATTTTTGGCGTGGGCCTCAGACTTGTAAGATTTGACTCATTTTTTGTACTAATACGAGTCGATTTCCTTtctgtaataaataattttatttaagaccTGATGTGTGGTTCGTCACTATGACACAAGCTCTGACCTGGATGACTGATCCAAAACC
The nucleotide sequence above comes from Arctopsyche grandis isolate Sample6627 chromosome 4, ASM5162203v2, whole genome shotgun sequence. Encoded proteins:
- the Cda4 gene encoding chitin deacetylase Cda4 is translated as MAAVARPIGVLVIALIFSVYAQTTQNQRKEKVEEKKSDEFLCPEGVGNGNFADPATCRRFYQCVDGYPYMNRCPSGLHFDDISKFCTFKNEARCGPIASTPAPITEPSTDQATKCDLENCVLPYCYCSKDGTIIPGGLEPENTPQMILLTFDGAINLNNYDLYKKVFNERTKNPNGCTIKGTFFIAHEYSNYAQIQSLAHDGHEIGTETVSLQQGLQDKGYEEWAGEMIGMREILGLFANISRSDIVGMRAPFLKPGRNTQYKVLEDFGYIYDSSIGVPPLPLPVWPYTLDYKIPHECKSGTCPSKSFQGIWEVPLNAHYIESYEGGHCPYLDQCVLHNHDPDEVFEWLQEDFSRYYDQNRAPYMMPFHTNWFQIKELERGLHKFLAWASDLPDVWFVTMTQALTWMTDPKPINQLNNFEAWKCEKKANVPPAPCRNSNKCALSFKTAESNFTDTRYMETCRDCPNQYPWLGDSGGSGIPGKDNYIPDNLK